The nucleotide window GTAGATTCCGAGTCGAGTAGCGATAGCTCTACGAATACGAAAAAAGAAAAGAAAAAATATAATTCCCTATGGACGCAGAAATTCGGCAAACGAAAAATAACCGATAATAATGACTTGCGAAATGTAATAAACTATATTCGAACTAATCGTAAAAAACACGAACTGCCCGAAAATAAAAAGCTCGAAAAAACAATTAACAAAATGACCTGTTCTATTGAACACGCTTTACGAACCGAATACAATGGCGGCTTTGATGTGGTGATTGGGAATCCGCCTTATGTTAGGCAAGAGTTATTAGGGAATTTTAAACCATTTTTTGAAAAGAACTATGCAGTTTACGAAGGAACAAGTGATTTATTTGCATATTTTTATGAAAAGGCATTGCAAATCTTAAGGCACAAGGGACTCTTCGGTTTTATCTCAAATACATTTGACAAGACAAAGGCTGCGGTCAATTTACGGGATTATCTTAAGGGAAAAATTGAATTCATTAATTACATAGACTTTACTGATGTTCAAATTTTCGAAGGTGCAACCACTTATCCTATAATATTAATAGCTGTAAATAGTAGGACAGATAATATTTTTTTTAATTACATAAAAATACCAAGAAAGAAGAAATCAGGAATATTTGAAATTGATTCAGAACTATCCATCCAAGTACAACAAAATTCACTTGATTCAGAAAGTTGGAATTTCAACTCAATTTATGGAGCTAAATTATTAGATAAATTAAAAGGATTGAAAGAGTTAAGAAAGCAATATGGAAAATGTTATAGGGGAATTGTTACTGGATTTAATGATGCTTTTATCATTGACAAATCAACCAAACAAAGACTAGAAAAAGAACATAACTCATCAAAAGAACTAATAAAACCATTTTTAGAGGGGAAGGATCAGAGTAAATGGCATTCTTTTGAAATTGATAAATATATTCTTTTTACTAGAAGAGGAACTGCTATTGAGAATTATCCGGCAATAAAAAAATATCTTGAAACCAATAAGGAAAGATTAACTCCAAGAAATTCCTTTGAGCAAAAAATTGGAAGAAAACCAGGGTCATATAAATGGTTTGAGATACAAGATTCAGTAGATTATTATAAAATTTTTGAAAGTCCTAAAATTACTTGGCCAAATTTACAAGCAAACAATAAATTTAGTCTTGATTATAATAGTTACTACATAAACGCACCATCCGTTATATTTCCTTCTGACAATAAAACATTATTGTGTATTCTAAATTCAAAAATTACATGGTTTTTTCTCAAATCAATCTGTGTAGTGAGAAGTGGTGGTTATATTGAGGTAAAGCCACAATACTTTGAGCAAATTCCTATTCCTGAAATTAAGAATGAGGAAGCCTTTAATCAAAAAGCAGATGAAATAATTAACTACACGTCTAAATTACAAAATATCCGGTCAAATTTCATCAACTTACTCCAAAGCAAATACGACATTGATAAGCTGAGTAAAAAACTTCAAAACTGGCACGAGTTGGAGTTTAAAGAGTTTTTGAAAGAATTGAAAAAAGCGAAAGTGCAGCTCAGCCTTTCAGAAGAAGCCGAATGGATGCAATACTTTAACGAGCAAAAACAAAAAGCACAAGAGTTAAAAGCAGAAATTGAGAAAACCGACAAAGAAATAGACCAAATGGTTTATGAGTTGTATGGGTTGACGGAGGAGGAAATTAGGATTGTGGAGAATAGTTAATATAAAATTTTATTATATTTGCCCTATAATGTATTGGGTTATGTTAATATAGTTTTGCTAAATAACTTCTGTGTACCTTAAAGGGACGAAAGGCATAAAACAGAAATTAACTATGATTTATTGATTTTGTGTAGTAAGGAAAAAAAAAATTCTCTTTCCTATAACATCTTTCAAACGGAACACTTTTTTTTACGCAATGAAATGAAGTAAAATGGATGTGGAATGATTATAATATTAATATTTCAAACGTTATTTATATTAAAATCATATTTAAGATTTAGTAATTGGAAATTAACATAAACATTAACTTAATTTATTTATTAAATTTAACTAATTTTAATCATAAATCACTGCTAATAAATTAAATTAATATATGAGAAAGAAAGAAATTAAAGCATTTATCTCTTATGCACATGACGATAGTGTATATTTTGATGTTTTATTAAAAGGACTGAATTCACATTCTTCAGAATCAATAAACTATAAATGGGAATTTTGGAATGATAATAATATACTAGTTGGTAATAATTGGTATAATGAAATTATTAAGAATATTAATGAATGTGATGTGGCAATTTTGATGGTTACTTCCAATTTTTTCGCCTCAAAATTTATTAAAGCAGAAGAATTTTCTAGATTCATAATAAAGGCTAAAGAAAAAAACTTAGTTGTTTTTCCAATATTAATTAATTATTGTGATTTTAAAAAATGGGAGGATTTATCAAATATTCAATTTTATAGAGTTAATGGAAAAGATTTTGATTTATTGAAAAAAGAAGATATTGTTTATGCTGATTTAGTAGTTTTTGATAAAGATGGAGTTCTCATTCCAAATTCAAATAGAGAAAAATATCATATGAAATTAATAGTTGAGTTAGAAAAACCAATAAGTCAAATTGAAAATGATAAAGAAGTTATGGATAAGAGATATTTAGAATTTCCTTCAATGACAAGTATAAAAAAGAAAAAGAAAGAATGTACATTTGAAGTAGTGATTTCAACGCAAGAGGATATAGATCCTAATAATTTACCGGATCATCTTAAAGATTCTATACTTAGTACAGTTTATAATGTATTAGGAAGAAGACCGCCAAAAGGAGGTTTTTATCCTGGAAGTATTAAATATAGACTAGAATTGACAAGAAAAGAAGCCGAAAAACTATTTAATGCAGCAGAAAATGGTAAATTTTCTAATATTAAAGTTAGAAAAGCGTCAATCTATGATTCGAAAGGAATGTTATTAAAAAGTAAGAGTTATAACTATACAATGTCAAAATCACAACTGATTGATGACATAGCCTCTAGAACTGATTTAACAAAAATCAATGCTAAAAAAGCTCTTGATGCATTTATAGAAAGCACATCAGATGCCCTTAAAACTGGTGACAGAGTTGCATTAGTAGGATTTGGCTCTTTCTCTGTTTCTGAAAAAAAATCTCGAACAGGAAGAAATCCACGAACGGAAAAAGAAATAACAATTCCTGTAAAAAAAGTTATAAGTTTTAAGGCTGGAAGTGATTTGAGTAGCATAGTGCAATAAACATAGTCAATCTATACAATATTATATGTTTTATCATTATAAAATAGAAATCAAAACCTTCAATCCAGAGAAAGGGTGAAGATTGTTGTATTGATTTTAACGCAATGTAGTAAAAGAAAAATTCTCCTTTTATTAAATATTATCCTTTAAAACGAAACACTTTTTTTATGAAATGAAATGGAATAAAATGGGTGTGGAGTGGCCGAAAGAAAATTATTATTCTAACCACCTCTTTATCCTATGTTAATTAAGTTCTATACACTGTAAAATTCGTAAACAGTAAATCCGTTTTACCAGTTGATTTAATAGTAGTTTGATCATATGGAAAAGAATTTACATATTCAGTATTAACAGGTGGTTTATGTTTAAATATATAAGCAGCCTCAACTCTATTTTTCTCATTTGATGAAACCTCACCAAATGAAAAGCATAATTCGTTACCTATTCCCACATGTTTTCTCCAATCATCCCATTTCTCATGATTTTTGATTCTGTCATTAACATTGTCTGATTCACCTATATAAATAAGTTTTTTCAAACTAACTGTTTTGTTTGTAGTATTGTAAGTGCATTCATACACAAAGTATACTCCTGATTTAGAAGGAATACCACCAATATTAGCTTCTCTCCAATATCCGTCAATATCAATACTATAAGTTTTTGATGCCATTTTATTAAAGTTTTAAGTTTCCTAATTTTTTAAAAGTTCGTTCCAGTTCATCAAAGGATTTATTTATGTTCTTGATTCCTTTTTTAGCTGAGCTTTCACTATCAATTAATTTAATTTCTTCTTTGCAAGAAACACATCTTATTGTTTCTTGTCTGGAAACCTGTCCAAGCGTAACAGTAAATTTACTATTACAACTCGGACAATTCCCATCTACTTTCTGTTTACTAATATCAATCATCATTTAATTATTAAATTACACTTACTGAAGCTTTAACAGTTCCTCTATTGCCCCCAGTATCAATAACTAAATGCCATTTGCCAGAATGAGGAGGAGTGAGATTTATTGGAGATTGTTTTGCCAATCCACCATAAAACCTATGTTTTCTACCTTGTTTATAGTTATTATAATTTGCTGAGTCTAAAAGTCTGACATTTGCTTGTTTATCCAAAGTAACGCTAACACAATCATTAGGTGTCAGGTTAAATTCATAATGTAAATAATTCATTTTTAATCATTTTTAAATTTCAAAATAAGCCAGCCAAAAGGACTGGCTTTGTTATTAACTTAGTGCTTTCGCAACTACAGAAGTTCCGATTACAACGATCGTAGTAACTACCACTGCCGTAATAATATAGGCATTTTTGTTATAGAACTTTGCACATACATCTTTGTAGCAGACTTCTGCTTTATTCGTGTAAATATTATTCATACGCAAATAATTTTAAATTAAATATTCCCCATTTCAAAGCTGTGGGGGTTTCACTTGTTCAGGTATTATTTTTCTTTTCTAACACCCTTGAATTTACCACCTGAAGTTTTTACATCCATAAATTTTCCAGTTGAAGTATCTCTTTTTACATACAATCCGGTTTTAGGATTTTCAACTTGTGAGCGACCTTTTACAGCTCCTTTTCGAGCATTGTCACCTGTAGGTTTATTTGTTGCCACTATTTTACACCTCCTTTCTTAAATTTAGTTCAAATTAATACTTATATTTAGCAATTATAAACTTCGTTCATTTAAAGTACCAAAAAGTATAACCTATGGTTTTTGGTATAAATATAAAGACATCGCATATATTTGATGGTAGAATCTTACATACAGGAATCAACTAAGGACTTGCTCCAATATATGAATTGGAGTAATGATCCAGATTATAAAGAAGCAGCTCAACAAGCCTTTATTGCTATCTGTTATCGTTTTCGTGAGGACGTTGCAAAGAAATGCGAAGTAATAGCCAATAGGAAAGGATTATCTTGTTCTGATGCCATCGAAATTGGGGAAAACACTTTTAAAAGATTATATAAATACTCAGATAGCTTTGATCCTGATAGGCACGAAGACTGTGATAAAGGTCTGAAATACTATCTCTTCAAAATAGCACAAAATGAATGCACAAAGTTATATTGCAAGCGTAATGGAATTGGGATTTCTCCTTATACAGGGGATGAAGAAGTTATTACTGAATTTCCCGACGAAATACCGGAAAACTTTGAAATCGGTTCAATCGATAGAAAACAACTTGAACGTGAAAGAGAAATACTTGAATTAGCTTTGAAAAGGCACTCATGGAAGCATCAAGTAATTTATCTCACTTATAAATTTCATCAAATTGATGGGTACAGGTTGCCACGAAAATTACTACAGGAATTGAGAGATATGCTTGGGTTGGGTCAAAACACAATAATCGCATATAAAAAAGAAATAAATGATACAATTAATGATTATATAAAGATATATGGGAAACATAAAAAGTAAACATATTACTACTTCAAACATTGATCAATGGGCAAGTAGCTTGGGCTTTTCCTTTCCAAGAAATGATATCGAGGAAAAAATGTTCGATAAATTGTATAGTAATTTTAATTACGAGTTGACTGGCGAAGAGATTGATCCTTTGAAATTAATTCGTGAGTGTGAAGAAGAAGATAATGCTCGTACAATTGGAGCCGAAGATAATTGGAAAATGGCTGCAAGAAATTTTGGAGAAATTCCTAAGCACATTATTGAGAAAATGAAAAAGAATCACAATGATAAGACCTGAAGTATCAAAAAGAATATCATTGTTAACTGATTTTTTGCATTCTGTATATTCTGAAAAATACGCAATTGATCTTGAAAGAATAGTTGACGATGAAGGGATACTTGTTCATTATGATGATTATGAAAATGCTTTTGATGGGATGTTTGTCATTGATGGAGGCAAGCATCATATTCACTTAAATACAGCTAGAGGAAATTACAAACAATCGGGTAGAGGCAGGTTTTCTTTAGCACATGAGTTAGGACATTATCTAATAGATGAACATCACACTGATATTCGGACAGGAAAATTGAAACCTCACCCTTCATTTTTAAAAAATTCACAAATTGATATTTATGAAGCTGAAGCAGATCATTTTGCTGCAAATCTATTAATGCCTGAAGAAAAGTTTTATAATGCATGTGGTGGAAGAAAATTTAACTGGAATCTGATTGAAGATTTAGCTAGGAAATTTAAATCTAGCAAATTTGCCACTCTTTTACGATTTACGAATATCATTCGCCATGAAATTTTTATAATTGGTTCCGAAAAATCTATTATCAAATGGTTTATAAGAAACGATGATTTTCCTAAAATGAAGCATAAGTTTAAGCGTGGAGAAAAACTACCTCAAACAGCTTTAGCGAATATGGATATAAATGGGGTATCAAAAGTGGTTGATGCTTATTCAGGCGATTGGTTTGAAACTTGGGGTGGAAAATCTGAAAGACAATTATATGAACAGTGTTACTTTGCTGAAGCATATAATCAAAAAATAACACTATTGTGGTTCCTTTAAGAAGAAATAGTGGATAAAATTACTAAATATGCTCAACACTTTGTCAGACTCAAGCTAATGAAAGCTAGCTTTGATATTTTTCAATATGATAGTGCAAATAGGGGAGTTGACTTTATTGTAAAAATGCCTATTTTGTACTTTATTTAATTATTTATTTATTTATTACCATGAACAATTTATATAAATCATTTATAATTTTTTTCAATTTACTTTTTATCACAACACTCAATGCTCAAGTTACTTTTATAATCAGTTCATTGCCGGATAATACCACTACGGAAGATATTATTTATATTGCCGGAAATTTTAATTCATGGAATCCCGGTCATCCTGACTATGCCTTACAGTTAAACGATGAAGGTTTTTTATACATTACCTCACCGCCTCAAACAGAAGGTACAAACATTGAGTTTAAGTTTACACGGGGCAGTTGGGAAACAGTGGAAAAAAGCTCTGACGGGAAAAAAACAGATAACAGGGAATTTACCTTTGGAAATGGAGATACGGTTCATATTACCATCTACAATTGGGCTAATAATGAAAATATCGACATCCGGTCAACTGCAGCCGAAAATGTTTCAATCGTTGATACGAAATTTTATATACCACAACTTGACAGATACAGAAGAATATGGATTTATTTACCTCCCGGTTATGACAAAACTGACAAACATTATCCGGTTTTGTATATGCATGATGGGCAAAATGTATTTGATGCCAGTACATCTTATCTTGGCGAATGGGAAGTGGACGAAACACTGAACAATTTGGCTGAACAGGGTTACAAAGTGCCCATTGTGGTTGCAATAGATAATGGATGTTTAGAAAGATTCAATGAATACTCGCCATGGCAATATGCTGATAGCACAGGAGGATTTGGTGATTTGTATATTGATTTTATTGTTGAAACCCTGAAACCCCATATTGACAGTATATACCGTACCTTTCCAGATAGGGAAAATACGGGAATTATGGGAAGCTCCATGGGAGGTCTTATTTCAGCCTATGGTGCCTTAAAAATGCAAGATGTTTTTAGTAAAGCAGGAATATTTTCACCATCTTATAGTTTCTCCGATTCCCTTTGGACATTCGTACAGGAAACAAGAAAACAAAAACATATGAAATTGTATCAGATAATTGGGAGCCGCGAATATGGAATGTCTAAGTACATGCTGGCTATGCATGATACTTTATTGAGTGTTGGTTTTGAAAAAAGCGAAGTATTCTCAAAAGTTATAAAAAGGGGAAAACACAACGAAGAACTGTGGAAACAGGAATTTAGTGCAGCATATCTATGGTTGTTTTCCAATTTTACAGGTTCGATTCATTGAAAATTATTTTATGAGTAGGGATGTAAAAATAACATTATGTTAAATAGAAAGCTTTTAAATACCTCAAATTGTTGCAAATCAGCAAAAAAACAAATAGAATCATTGTAACTCCAAATCAAAAGATTATTTTGAGCTTAATAATGAATAGTGAAATAAAAATATATACTGATGGCAGTTGTCATACGCAATTAAAAATAGGAGGCTGGGCAGCAATTATTTTCTATGAAAATGAAAAGATATTATTAAAAGGAGTAGCTGAAAATACAAACCATAACAAAATGGAACTTATTGCAGTAATTGAAGCAATAAAACATGCCAAAACAATTATTACATCATCAGACAAGATTGTATTATATTCTGACAGTCAGTATGTTGTGAATATTCCAAAGAGAATGGTAAGATTAAAACAAAATAATTTCACAACAAAAAAAGGAATATCAATACGAAACATTGAATTAGTCAAAGAGTTAATTAATTTAATTAAATCATCAGATATAAAATTTGTTAAAGTAAAAGCGCATCTCAAAAAGAGTGAAATAGAAAATCCGAATCGGGAAGTTGATAAAATCTCAAGAAAAATTGTCAGGGACTTTGTTGGTAGAAAAACAACATGAACAATGCTGAAATAAAAATTAAATAACCGCCTTAGAATCGAATATTTGAACAGAATCTGTATTATTTTCTTAGTATATTAAAAATTGTTTAATACATTGCTTTCGAAATATTGAATCTTAAAATAAAGTATAGTTCAAAATGCATATACGTATAATTTACATTGCCATAATATCAATTCTATATTTGACATTAAACATAAAAGGTCAGTCAATTGAAGTTATTTATATCAAAGGATTGAATTTATATAACGAAGGTAAATATGAATTAGCCATTGAAAAGTTTGATGAAGTAATTTCAATTGATCCTAAGTGTTCAAGTGCCTATTTTAAGCGTAGTTACTGTTATTATAACCGGAAAAACTATAATCAAGCCTTGAAAGATATTGAGAAAGCTTACGATGGTTATATGCTTGATAATAGATACTTTTTTATGAAAACACAGTTTCATGATAAGCTTAAACACTATAATTTGGCTCAATATTACCTGGATATGGCGATTAATTTTGAAAGAGAAAAAATCTATTATTATAAGTATAGAGGCGGCTTAAAGATGGAATTGCAAAAGTATAAAAGTGCAATTAACGATTATAATTACATTTTAAGTAGAAACCCTGATATTTATAATGTTTATTATCAAAGGGGTCTTGCTAAATATAATTTGAAACGTAGAGAAAAAGCATGTCTTGACTGGTTATACGCGAGAGAAAAAAATAATAATTGTAATCGTTATTTCTTTTATAAATGCACCGATCTTGATTTAAGAGGAAAAAATATAGAAAAGTTATATCCTGCTAAAATAGATAAACCTGTATTTGAGAGTTTGAAAGATTTGTCTTTATCAAAGTATATTGGTAATAATCTTGAATACCCGTATGGTGCACTTCACAATGAAATTGAAGGAACTGTAATTGTTCAGTTTACTATATCAACCGAGGCTAAGATAACAGATATTGAAATACTACATTCTGTTTCAAATAAAGTTGATAATGAGGTAATTAGAGTGATTAAGTCTAGTGCTGCTTTATGGCAGAAACCAGCATATAAAAATGGAAATCCAACAAATTATAAGTATGTAATACCTGTTTCATTTAGAATAAATAATAATACATCAGGTAAATCGGTATTAATTGATTCATTAAACATATTATTTACAAACAAAAAATATGATGATGTTATCAGGCTGGCAAATGTAATTCTAAACCTGAATCCTTTTAATATAGAAGTCTATCAAAAACAAAAAATAGCATTAAATGGAAAGGAAAATGATAAAACAAAATATAATATTTCGTTTTACAATGCATTAAGGTATAATAAAGCTGAATTTTTAGATGAGATACAACCTTCACGTAAATATGTTAAATTTTATTTTAATGATTTATGGCAAATTACAGAT belongs to Bacteroidales bacterium and includes:
- a CDS encoding Eco57I restriction-modification methylase domain-containing protein, which encodes VDSESSSDSSTNTKKEKKKYNSLWTQKFGKRKITDNNDLRNVINYIRTNRKKHELPENKKLEKTINKMTCSIEHALRTEYNGGFDVVIGNPPYVRQELLGNFKPFFEKNYAVYEGTSDLFAYFYEKALQILRHKGLFGFISNTFDKTKAAVNLRDYLKGKIEFINYIDFTDVQIFEGATTYPIILIAVNSRTDNIFFNYIKIPRKKKSGIFEIDSELSIQVQQNSLDSESWNFNSIYGAKLLDKLKGLKELRKQYGKCYRGIVTGFNDAFIIDKSTKQRLEKEHNSSKELIKPFLEGKDQSKWHSFEIDKYILFTRRGTAIENYPAIKKYLETNKERLTPRNSFEQKIGRKPGSYKWFEIQDSVDYYKIFESPKITWPNLQANNKFSLDYNSYYINAPSVIFPSDNKTLLCILNSKITWFFLKSICVVRSGGYIEVKPQYFEQIPIPEIKNEEAFNQKADEIINYTSKLQNIRSNFINLLQSKYDIDKLSKKLQNWHELEFKEFLKELKKAKVQLSLSEEAEWMQYFNEQKQKAQELKAEIEKTDKEIDQMVYELYGLTEEEIRIVENS
- a CDS encoding HU family DNA-binding protein, which translates into the protein MRKKEIKAFISYAHDDSVYFDVLLKGLNSHSSESINYKWEFWNDNNILVGNNWYNEIIKNINECDVAILMVTSNFFASKFIKAEEFSRFIIKAKEKNLVVFPILINYCDFKKWEDLSNIQFYRVNGKDFDLLKKEDIVYADLVVFDKDGVLIPNSNREKYHMKLIVELEKPISQIENDKEVMDKRYLEFPSMTSIKKKKKECTFEVVISTQEDIDPNNLPDHLKDSILSTVYNVLGRRPPKGGFYPGSIKYRLELTRKEAEKLFNAAENGKFSNIKVRKASIYDSKGMLLKSKSYNYTMSKSQLIDDIASRTDLTKINAKKALDAFIESTSDALKTGDRVALVGFGSFSVSEKKSRTGRNPRTEKEITIPVKKVISFKAGSDLSSIVQ
- a CDS encoding GIY-YIG nuclease family protein translates to MASKTYSIDIDGYWREANIGGIPSKSGVYFVYECTYNTTNKTVSLKKLIYIGESDNVNDRIKNHEKWDDWRKHVGIGNELCFSFGEVSSNEKNRVEAAYIFKHKPPVNTEYVNSFPYDQTTIKSTGKTDLLFTNFTVYRT
- a CDS encoding DUF1883 domain-containing protein, which gives rise to MNYLHYEFNLTPNDCVSVTLDKQANVRLLDSANYNNYKQGRKHRFYGGLAKQSPINLTPPHSGKWHLVIDTGGNRGTVKASVSVI
- a CDS encoding sigma-70 family RNA polymerase sigma factor, with translation MNWSNDPDYKEAAQQAFIAICYRFREDVAKKCEVIANRKGLSCSDAIEIGENTFKRLYKYSDSFDPDRHEDCDKGLKYYLFKIAQNECTKLYCKRNGIGISPYTGDEEVITEFPDEIPENFEIGSIDRKQLEREREILELALKRHSWKHQVIYLTYKFHQIDGYRLPRKLLQELRDMLGLGQNTIIAYKKEINDTINDYIKIYGKHKK
- a CDS encoding ImmA/IrrE family metallo-endopeptidase — translated: MIRPEVSKRISLLTDFLHSVYSEKYAIDLERIVDDEGILVHYDDYENAFDGMFVIDGGKHHIHLNTARGNYKQSGRGRFSLAHELGHYLIDEHHTDIRTGKLKPHPSFLKNSQIDIYEAEADHFAANLLMPEEKFYNACGGRKFNWNLIEDLARKFKSSKFATLLRFTNIIRHEIFIIGSEKSIIKWFIRNDDFPKMKHKFKRGEKLPQTALANMDINGVSKVVDAYSGDWFETWGGKSERQLYEQCYFAEAYNQKITLLWFL
- a CDS encoding ribonuclease HI; protein product: MNSEIKIYTDGSCHTQLKIGGWAAIIFYENEKILLKGVAENTNHNKMELIAVIEAIKHAKTIITSSDKIVLYSDSQYVVNIPKRMVRLKQNNFTTKKGISIRNIELVKELINLIKSSDIKFVKVKAHLKKSEIENPNREVDKISRKIVRDFVGRKTT
- a CDS encoding TonB family protein, which encodes MHIRIIYIAIISILYLTLNIKGQSIEVIYIKGLNLYNEGKYELAIEKFDEVISIDPKCSSAYFKRSYCYYNRKNYNQALKDIEKAYDGYMLDNRYFFMKTQFHDKLKHYNLAQYYLDMAINFEREKIYYYKYRGGLKMELQKYKSAINDYNYILSRNPDIYNVYYQRGLAKYNLKRREKACLDWLYAREKNNNCNRYFFYKCTDLDLRGKNIEKLYPAKIDKPVFESLKDLSLSKYIGNNLEYPYGALHNEIEGTVIVQFTISTEAKITDIEILHSVSNKVDNEVIRVIKSSAALWQKPAYKNGNPTNYKYVIPVSFRINNNTSGKSVLIDSLNILFTNKKYDDVIRLANVILNLNPFNIEVYQKQKIALNGKENDKTKYNISFYNALRYNKAEFLDEIQPSRKYVKFYFNDLWQITDAKNAEYYRICEWDNELRYTIGKYQDYTIDGKIFSKGEYINKYKHGIFQFYYPGGKIKAEVKYLKNKPFNLWKYYYPNGKISQIIEINGDSFEVLEYNDSSGKSRFIEGTGKWEMVFLNYTKTDTIKIIGSLKNYQKNGIWELFISDTLVVEEKYNKGKFTSCIFYENGYIIKHKRKYIGTWLLVPIPLTRTKKLKFDPTIDKQQYSYLIGSKF